Part of the Trichocoleus sp. genome, CGTCAATTGATTGGTCTGTTTATTGAACTCGTTATAACCCCCGCCAACATCCCAGGAGATGAGCAGCCAGAGATAAGTTCCAAGCAGCAAACCTGCAACTCCGTAAAACCCCATTGCAATTCCCTGGGGAATAAAGACCAGTTGGGTCGGGTCAGAAAACGGCAGCAGATTAACTTTTGTATAGCTCGAAAGCCCGGAAAGTAGAAATCCGGCTCCGCCCAGGGACGACACTGCTGCCCAGAAATAGTTGCTGGGGCGACGCGCGCCTAAGACTTGTTGCCGAAGAATGAGATTGCTCTCATTTTTGGATGCGATCGTTGCAGCCATGAGCTTATTTCATCCAGAGATAAAGAACGTTGACAAAGACTAATTAATTCAGGATCTTGAGGGCGATCGAAGAATCAGATACCTGTAGAATT contains:
- a CDS encoding photosystem I assembly protein Ycf4, which encodes MAATIASKNESNLILRQQVLGARRPSNYFWAAVSSLGGAGFLLSGLSSYTKVNLLPFSDPTQLVFIPQGIAMGFYGVAGLLLGTYLWLLISWDVGGGYNEFNKQTNQLTLFRSNFPGKDRRIELTYPLEDVQAIRVDIREGLSPKRALYLRIKGKGEMPLTRVGQPLPLSDLENQGAELARFLAVPLEGL